From Plasmodium knowlesi strain H genome assembly, chromosome: 6, one genomic window encodes:
- a CDS encoding RNA-binding protein 34, putative, producing the protein MTSGDETNEGKQSVEVANDDHPEKQPTRKEENQTFKKPNKRDKKIKKKKKVGKKKKKKILEKNKASSAPGGREEGDNSGSPLEMNSEEDQTEGNQISSIVSFLKRNEKPPRSNGEGGKANEKQATTKKKTKEKPRHKDRVSQEDKDKRTVFVGNLPLKDMHKGKLLKLLDLKNSAVESVRFRSQPMEEAYAGRKRLGVILKKFTDVKDNQNAMITLKKEESLPGLLKKNGMVYEGYVLRINMFGEKPNFNRKKSVCIKNLDRKINESDLYNLLKDVDQIKGIRILRDERTSVSTGVSFVLFENRSSVKKAIEMFHGHSVNGREIIVEKIQRAEDRHDASKDVTRQRKQVKRTIRKGPREEHKMDHGKGHKNGNQMTHRARRKKKYVRRKRRGGAATTES; encoded by the exons ATGACTAGCGGTGATGAAACGAACGAAGGGAAACAAAGCGTCGAGGTGGCAAACGATGACCACCCTGAAAAGCAGCCAACGAGGAAAGAGGAGAATCAGACCTTTAAGAAGCCCAACAAGAGAGacaagaagataaaaaaaaaaaaaaaagtgggaaaaaaaaagaaaaaaaaaattttggagaaaaataaagcgaGCAGTGCCCCGGGGGGCAGAGAAGAAGGTGATAATTCTGGAAGCCCCTTGGAGATGAATTCAGAGGAGGACCAAACAGAAGGGAATCAGATTTCATCGattgtttcatttttgaagagaaatgaaaagCCACCTCGGTCTAATGGGGAAG GTGGTAAGGCCAATGAGAAGCAGGCCACAaccaagaagaaaacaaaagagaAGCCCCGACATAAGGACAGAGTCTCACAAGAAG ATAAAGATAAGCGAACCGTTTTCGTTGGGAATTTGCCACTTAAGGACATGCACAAGGGAAAGCTTCTGAAGTTGTTGGATTTGAAGAATTCCGCCGTTGAATCG GTCCGCTTCCGATCTCAACCCATGGAGGAGGCCTACGCCGGTAGGAAAAGGTTGGGTGTTATTTTGAAGAAGTTTACG GATGTCAAGGATAATCAGAACGCTATGATCACgctgaaaaaggaggagagtCTTCCCGGcttgcttaaaaaaaac GGCATGGTGTACGAGGGCTATGTACTCCGAATTAACATGTTTGGGGAGAAGCCCAACTTCAACCGAAAGAAATCTGTGTGCATAAAAAACTTGGAtcgaaaaataaacgaatCAGACCTGTACAATCTTTTGAAGGATGTAGACCAGATAAAAG GCATTCGTATTTTGAGGGATGAACGGACAAGCGTTTCCACG GGAGTTTCCTTTGTCCTCTTCGAAAACAGAAGCTCCGTTAAGAAGGCCATCGAGATGTTTCACGGACACTCAGTAAAT GGCCGTGAAATTATCGTTGAGAAAATCCAACGTGCGGAAGACAGGCACGATGCATCCAAAG ATGTAACCAGACAAAGAAAACAGGTGAAACGAACCATTCGAAAGGGTCCTCGCGAGGAGCATAAGATGGACCATGGGAAGGGGCACAAAAATGGCAACCAAATGACACACAGAGCGAgacgaaagaagaagtatgtGCGTCGAAAACGCAGGGGTGGCGCTGCTACCACTGAGAGTTAg
- a CDS encoding roadblock/LC7 family member, putative: protein MSEAEEILNRIKNHKGVVGILVVNSEGLIIKSTFDQQQSDLHASLLMQLSNKARDVIRELDPQNDINFLRLRSKKHEIMIAPDKDFTLVVVQDPYADREK from the exons ATG AGCGAGGCGGAAGAAATTCTGAACAGGATAAAGAATCACAAGGGGGTCGTAGGGATTCTGGTGGTCAACAGTGAAGGgttaataataaaaagtacCTTTGATCAACAGCAGTCGGATCTGCATGCGTCGCTACTGATGCAGCTTTCGAATAAGGCCCGGGATGTCATTCGGGAGTTGGATCCCCAG aACGACATCAATTTCCTGCGGTTGCGGTCGAAGAAGCACGAAATAATGATTGCCCCAGATAAGGATTTCACGTTGGTGGTTGTTCAGGATCCATACGCCGACCGGGAGAAGTAG